The genomic interval GATCATGACCTTCGGCGGCACCCTGGTCGGGCTGGCGCATCTGCTCAACCTGCGCCTGAACCACGGCCACGTGCACGACGCCAGCTGCGCCCACTGAGCGCACGTGATAGGCTTGCCGCCCTTGCGCGAGGGCGCCGACCGCGTTGGCCTCGCCAAACCCGTGCATCGCGCGGGGATTTTCGCACACACATTCAGGAGTCGATGAGCATGGGTAAGGGTGACCGCAAGACCGCCAAGGGCAAGCGCTACAACGCCAGCTATGGCAATTCGCGCTCGCACAGCGTGAGCAAGGTGGCCGTGGGCGCAGCTGCGCCGGTCGCCAAGAAGTCGGTGGTCAAGGCCCCGGCGGCGAAGAAGGCCGTGGCCAAGAAGACGGTCGCCAAGGCCGGCTGAGCCTCGGCTCCAGCGGTACAAAAAACGCGGCGCTTGCGCCGCGTTTTTTTTGCCTCGGGAAAATGCGCCGCCGCCGCTTCAGCCCCTCTCCCTCCGGGAGAGGGGTTGGGGTGAGGGTGCGGCGCGAAGCGACTCGCGGCGCTTTGGGGGGGGGCGCGAGGCTTCGCCCGTACCCTCATCCGCCCCTTCGGGGCACCTTTCTCCCGATGGGAGAAGGAAAGCCGCGGGGCCCCTCTCTCCTCGGGAGAGGGGTTGGAGTAAAGGGTCCGACGCGAAGCGACCCGCGGAGCTGCCGCTCAGCGCGGCGGATCGTCCTCGCCGCTGTCGCCGGCCAGGTCGACCGTCAGCGGCGTCGGCTCCGGTTCGGGCGCGGCCACCACCGGCACCACCAGCAATTGTTCGGCCAGGCCGCGATAGATCGGCGTGCGGCACACCAGCGCCGAGGCGCCGCGCGCGATCAGCACCGTGGCCAGGATCGGCAGCAGCATGTCGCTGCTGTCGGTCAGTTCCAGCGAGATTACCGCCGAGGTCAGCGGCGCCTGGGTCACGCCGGTCAGATAGGCGCACATGCCGAGCAGCACGAAGGTGCGCGGATCCACGTCCGGCATCAGCACCGCCAGGTTGTGCCCGACGCCGGCGCCGACCGCCAGCGCCGGCGAGAACAGGCCGCCGGGGATGCCGGCCACGTACGACACCAGGTTCGCCAGCAGCTTCATCAGCCCGAACTCGTGGCCGACGCTGGCGTGGCCCTGCACCAGGCTGCGCGCCTGTTCGTAGCCGGTGC from Xanthomonas sp. DAR 34887 carries:
- a CDS encoding 30S ribosomal protein THX; this encodes MGKGDRKTAKGKRYNASYGNSRSHSVSKVAVGAAAPVAKKSVVKAPAAKKAVAKKTVAKAG